A genomic window from Methanobacterium sp. BRmetb2 includes:
- a CDS encoding metallophosphatase has protein sequence MKKSDKPKALKYRQKMQYSMDKARSKMGRHKFKPEDFEIVTIKVTIPNLGPEFHNYRIINIADIHLGQWLTPTRLDGVINLINKEKPDMVTITGDFVSYEIDGVLKDLSDCLNKLNPKDVSLAVLGNHDHWLGADKIRNVLKKNGIVDVSNDVYTLKKNGSLLHIAGVDSVMLEKHRLNEVMDIIPDAGPAILLAHEPDFADISSTTGRFSLQISGHSHGGQFVIPGIGTFIRGPHFIKYPMGKYQVGDMVQYTSRGLGTNVFWLRINCPPEITVFILESPELSTDEDQ, from the coding sequence ATGAAAAAAAGTGATAAACCAAAAGCTCTAAAGTACAGACAGAAAATGCAGTATTCTATGGATAAAGCCCGTTCCAAAATGGGCCGGCACAAATTTAAACCGGAAGATTTCGAAATAGTTACCATAAAAGTTACCATACCTAATTTGGGTCCAGAATTCCATAATTACCGCATAATTAATATTGCAGATATTCATTTAGGGCAATGGTTGACCCCTACCCGTTTAGATGGTGTAATCAATCTGATTAATAAGGAAAAACCAGACATGGTTACCATAACCGGAGATTTTGTCTCATATGAAATTGATGGTGTTTTGAAGGATTTAAGTGACTGCTTGAATAAACTAAATCCAAAAGATGTCTCACTTGCAGTTTTAGGGAATCATGACCACTGGTTGGGCGCAGATAAAATAAGAAATGTTCTAAAAAAGAATGGTATCGTCGATGTAAGTAATGATGTTTATACTCTAAAAAAAAATGGTTCACTCCTACACATAGCTGGAGTTGACAGTGTAATGTTAGAAAAACACCGCTTAAATGAAGTTATGGATATCATACCCGATGCTGGGCCGGCGATCCTTTTAGCACATGAACCTGATTTTGCAGATATCAGTTCTACTACTGGAAGATTCAGCTTACAAATTTCCGGACATTCACACGGAGGCCAATTTGTTATACCGGGTATTGGGACTTTTATTCGCGGTCCTCATTTCATTAAATATCCTATGGGTAAATATCAGGTAGGTGACATGGTACAGTATACATCACGTGGTCTGGGAACCAATGTTTTCTGGCTTAGAATTAACTGCCCTCCTGAGATAACTGTATTTATATTAGAAAGTCCAGAGTTATCAACTGATGAAGATCAATAA
- a CDS encoding ferritin: MEKEEIIRMLNEDFVRELETTMIYAYNSFVIENCDSSRVTEAISVDEMRHMWWLADLITKRGGKPTMEHKELDFGGDNLKSQLERQIQLETEGIDKYNHQIEVINDEEVIGVLKHIIDEEKRHRKEFRMRLEEL; this comes from the coding sequence AATGTTAAACGAAGATTTTGTCCGAGAACTCGAAACAACCATGATCTATGCATATAATTCCTTTGTCATTGAAAATTGTGACTCCAGCAGGGTTACAGAGGCCATTTCTGTAGATGAAATGAGACATATGTGGTGGTTGGCTGATCTTATCACTAAAAGAGGAGGAAAACCCACTATGGAACATAAAGAACTTGATTTTGGTGGGGATAATTTGAAAAGTCAGCTTGAACGACAGATCCAACTTGAAACAGAAGGTATTGACAAATACAATCATCAAATAGAAGTTATAAACGATGAAGAAGTGATTGGAGTCCTTAAACATATAATAGATGAGGAAAAAAGACATCGCAAAGAGTTTAGGATGAGATTAGAAGAATTATAG